GATAGCATTACTCTGTTTTGAATTTTATAGGCTTTAGATTCTAGCTCAGCAAAAAAGTCATTTAAGCCAGTAAAGTATTTGTTGCCTGTCCACACTAAGTCTTTATGCTCTTGAGATAACTCAAAATAAGGTTTGTGAATAGGAAAGTCGAATTTATGTGAGTTGTTAACTAATTGATCTCTATACCAACTCATGCTTTCACCACGCCAAGGAAATATAGCATTCTCATAAATTGATAGTCCTGTGTTAGGAATTACCAAATCTTCATCTATACCAATTACATCTCCGTAACCTTCACATTTAGGGCACGCACCATAGGGATTATTAAAACTAAAAAGATGCGGATTTGGCTCTAAAAATGAAATGCCGTCCAACTCAAATTTATTACTAAAATGATAACGTTTATTAGTATCTAGTTCTTCAATAAAAAGCTCGCCTTTACCTTCATAAAAAGAAGTTTGTATGGAGTCTGCCAGTCTATTAAGATAATCTTCGTCATTTTTTGTGATAATTCTATCAACCACTAAAAACAAATCTTTAGGTTTTTTTGGAAGATTGGCTTCATCTATTCGTTGTACATCACCATCTACCAAAATTCTGCTGTACCCTTGTTGTAATAATACGTTTAGTTTTTCTTCTAGGGTTCTTCCTTTTTCAATTAAAAAAGGAGATAATAGTAGGAGTTTTGTACGTTCCTCATAGTTGGAGATATGCTTTACAACATCTGCTACTGTATCTTTTTTTACTTCTTGACCAGATTTAGGGGAATATGTTCGTCCTATTCGAGCAAATAAAAGTTTTAAATAATCATATACCTCCGTCGATGTGCCTACAGTACTTCTAGGATTTGTACTATTAACCTTTTGTTCAATAGCAATTGCTGGAGCTATTCCTTTAATACTTTCTACTTTAGGCTTGTCTAATCTGCCAAGAAACTGCCTAGCATAGGAGGAAAGACTTTCTACATAACGGCGTTGGCCTTCTGCATACAACGTGTCAAAAGCCAAGCTAGATTTTCCAGAACCAGAAAGTCCTGTGATGACCACCAATTTATTTCTTGGTATGACAACATTTATATTTTTTAAATTATGAAGACTTGCGCCTTTTATGATGATGTTTTTCTTAGGATTAACATCTATATCTTGGACTTTCATATGTAGTAAACTGCAATTTTTGCAAAGATAAGCAAAGCATTTTTGCTTTAATCCTGAGGTTTTAAAACATTAAATGTTAAAGTTTTAAGTTTAATTTTGCATAATTGATTTGAATGTTGTTATATTTACGCCCAACGTATCACACTAAATCATATTGCCTATAGCATACAGTTACTTTAAAAAATTTATGATCGCTTCTCTCGAGGCACCTAAAAGTAACATGTATGATGCAATATTCAACTTCAGATGCAGCTCTTGTCCGTAAATATATGGATGGTGACGAAACAGCACTAAGCACTCTAATAAATAGACACCAACAAAAACTTTATAGTTTTATTTATTCTAAGGTTTTTGACCGTACCATAACAGAAGATGTTTTTCAAGACACTTTTATTAAGGTTATAAGAACTCTTAAGCGAGGAAAATATAATGAGGAAGGTAAGTTTTTACCTTGGGTTATGCGTATTTCTCATAATCTTGTTATAGACCACTTTAGAAAAAACAGTCGCATGCCTAAGTTTGAAGGTAAAGGTGACTTTAGCATTTTTGATGTTTTAAAAGAAGATACATTAAATGCTGAAAAGATGCTCATTAAAGAGCAAATAGAAAGCGATGTACGCGAATTAATACATGAATTGCCAGAAGATCAAAAAGAAGTTTTAATAATGCGTATTTATAAAGACATGAGCTTTAAAGATATTGCAGAACAGACAGATGTGAGTATTAATACTGCTTTAGGGCGTATGAGATATGCATTAATTAATTTGAGAAAAGTTATAGAGGAGCATAATATTGTATTAACCAATTACTAAATACAATATGTTTGAATTTTAGGCGTTTTTAGGAATAACTAACGCATAAATTTAAACCATGCCAAAACTTTACTCAAATACATCTTCTGAAGAGGTTTCTCAATTAAAACCAAAAAAAGAAACAATTGCCTTTTTGTTGAATTATTCGAAGGCATTGCGAGTTATTGATTGTGACCCACTAAAGTTTGAGACAATTTTAAACTAGTCTCATCTAGATTGTTCTAACAAACCCATTACTTAGCCGAATGGGTTTTTTTTATGTTCTATTTTTTCTTTTTGTAGTAATCTGCTAATACAGTTTTTCTACCTATGGTTTTAGTAATAATGTCTTTGTCTAAGTCCCAACCTCTTGCTGGAGAATACTCTCTGCCGTACCAGATTATTTGTAAGTGAAGATCATTCCAAAGCTCTTTTGGGAATAATCGCTTTGCGTCTTTTTCGGTTTGCACCACATTTTTTCCATTGGTTAAATTCCAACGATACATTAACCTATGAATATGAGTGTCTACTGGGAAAGCAGGAATGCCAAAAGCTTGGCTCATTACAACACTTGCTGTTTTATGCCCTACAGCTGGTAAGCTTTCTAAAGCTTCAAAATCTGCAGGAACTTTGCCATCATATTTATCTATTAAGATTTCACTCAAACCGTGTATACCTTTTGCTTTCATAGGAGAAAGACCTACAGGTTTAATTATATCTCTAATTTCTTCAACAGATAATTTTACCATTTTATAAGGATTGTCTGCAACCTCAAATAAGAGTGGTGTAATTTTATTTACCCTAACATCTGTGCTCTGTGCAGACATAAGTACTGCTATTAATAACGTATAAGGATCTTTATGATCTAATGGTATAGGTATGGTTGGGTATAATTCCTGGAGTTTATCTATTACAAATTGAACTTTTTCAGCTTTGGTCATAATTGTAGGTTTATTTCAATTTAAACTTTTGAATGTGTAGATTAACATTTAAAACATCTTCTTTTTTAGGATGTTTAGTTGCTTCCATCTGTTTTAAAAAATTAAATAATGCTTTAGTGTCTTCAAAAGTATTATTGCTTCTTGCACTTACTTGTCTGTAAAAATTATCATTTAAAGTAGTGGTTTGTAACCTTAACTCATTCCTTATATATTCCATAAACAAAGAAACTTGTTTATTAATAATACTTTTATGGTCTTTTTTATCTAGATATAGACCTGCAATAGTTTTGGTATAATCGTAAGTTTTGTTGCTTAGTGGTGTAATTACTTTAATGGCTCTTTGTTTTCGCTTGCCTTCAAAAATTACAAATAAGACTCCTGTTATTAACAATAAATAATAAGACCATTTAAAATACTTATTACTAAACAACACATACATTAATGAGGTTTGAAATGTTTGACCGCTTTTATAATGCCTATCCCAATATATTTTGTCATTAGTATTTAAATAAGCTAAAGCGTGTTCTGTGTAGCTTATGTTGTCTTCCATTAACATAAAGTAATTGGTGAATGCTTTAGGAAAAAGATGTAAAGTAAGCGAGCCTTTACCATATGGTAATTTTATAAAATTTACGTAGTTTTCCTTTATCGCTCTATTTTCATTAAGATAGTCTGCATAACCTAAAATTGTAGTTTTAAGCGTGTCTATTTCGTTGAAATATGATACATAACTAGTTCTCCCAAAGTCATATGCGCTGTCTTGCTTAAATTTAGGATTCGAAAGATTTAAAAGAGGTCTTTGCCTCATATCCTTAGTAGACAGCAACGTTTCTGTCTGTAATCCTAGTGAATCTTTCGTAGGTTTACTTATGCTATTAGCAGATAAGAATACGTTGTTGCCTTTTGAAACCCAATTTAATAATGTGTTTAATTCATCTTTGTCAAAATAAACGTTATTATTAAGAAAAAAGTAGGTGCCTTGGTGTACTGTATCTTGTAAAAATTCATAAGGAGGTACATCAACTAAGGTTATATCGGTACTTTTATTTTGCGATAAGCTTTCGAATAAGACATAGCTTCCAAACGGTATTTTATCTTGGTTTATATAACTCTCAAACCAATTTACGGGCTCTTTTTCTAGCGACTCTAGGATAACTAATCCCGCTAAAAATGCTATGAAAATGCCAAACATTATTTTGTAAGACTTACTCATAGTAGTGTTTCAATTTCATTAAACTGCGCCTTGGCTTTTACATAGTCTTTTTGAGTAATACTAAAGTTACCATACCATATAAAATCATAGATTCTGGTAATGTTTGTAAACCCGTTTTTTAGATTTTTATTGGTGATCTCGTTAAGGTAATCTGTATTAGTCTTATCAAATTCATAGTCTATCTGTTCAGCATCTGTCAACTGCTTAAGAACAAATAAGTAATGGTACCTTATAGCTAACCTATACTGTTTATTATTTAATGCATCTTCAATTAAAGATGGTATGTGTTGTCTCTTTATGATATCTTCATCTTCACTCATTAAAACCTCTCCAGAATCTGGTGATTTTAAAAAACGATTACCAATATTTAATTTTATAAAAAGCCAGACTATAAACCCTACTATGCCAACAAGAATTAGATATGGTAAATAATTTACTAGAAATAGAAGAATTGCATTGCCTTCATAATCACCAAATAGCCAATTCATAAATTGAATCCATTTTGTATTAAGCCAGCGTTTGATTTTTTGCCACCAAGTTACTTCTTCAACTATTTCTACATAATTGAAGTCTGAATCTTTTTTTAAGTCTTTAATAAATGACCTGTCTATTTGTAATGGATTTACATCAGTATCATCAATTAAGATTTGCCTATCGGGTTTAGCAATAGTGTCTACTTGGGCATTAGTAACTAAGCTAAAGCAGAATATTAATATGTAAAGAAATGTTTTTATAATTCTGAATTAGAGCGGTTTCCTAAATTATCTATAGTTTCAATAGTACCAGTGTAATTCTTACGTTCATTTAGGTTGAAGTAAAGAAATGATGTCATAATTGCATAAAAAATATATAGTAGATATTGAAACACATTACTTATAACACTTAATGTAACATAAACCCAATCGAACATTGAGCTAGGATCGCCTTGAGAAATTTCTGATGATATAGTAAAGGCTTTCACAAATGTGTACATAAACATTGGTATTTGAACCACTAAACCAATAATATAAAGCAGAATACCAAAAATGAAAATCGTAATAAAAGACATCCACCAATTACTTTTAATAAGTTGAAAGCTATGGCTTATGCTACCTAATATGTCTTTCTTTTCAAAAATAAGTATGGCAAAAACTAACGTTAGGGGAACCATTACATAAATGCCAGGAATAACACATAACGCTAAACCTAAAAATAAAATTATTGAAGACACTACACCAAGACCAATTAGTTCCCAAAAGGTATACTTTACTTGATAGGAGATGTTACTTTGAGATATACTACCGTCATTTTGTATATAATCTTTTATAAAATTTAAAATGGTACCGTAGAGTAAAGCATAATAAATAAGGATTGAAATAATAAGAAATGCCATAGAAGCAAATAAATTTCCTAAGCCCATACCGGTATCAAATGTTTTAAACAACTCGCCACTAGCTAAAGAGCCTAGAGTAGAGTAGTTGTAATAAATTGTAGCGGCTACCAATATGAGGAAAAAAGGGCCCACATTTTTTATTAATGCTTTAAACAAAGCTTTATAGTTTTCTCTGAAGAATTTAAAAGTATCTGTTATAATCTCTCCTAGCTCACGCTGGCGCTTAAATTGTATTGAGTTGTCTTTCATGTTTTTTGTGAAGTTGTATTGGATAAATAACGTAATAAAATAAAATTAGAGCTAAGGATATAACTATTATGCATATAGCTAACCAGTCTGGCATTTCTGTATGTCGGGTTACAAAACCTTCTAAAAAACCAGCAATTATAAAAAAAGGTATTGTACTAATTACAATTTTTAAACCTGCTTTAATTCCATTTACAAAAGATGTAAGTCTGGTAAACGTATTTGGAAACAAAATACCTTGTCCTACAACCAAACCAGCACAGCCAGCAATTATGATTACTGAAATTTCTATAGTACCGTGAATCCATATAGTTCTCACAGATTCCCATAAGACACCTTTATCGTAAAAGAAATATTGAAATGCGCCAAGCATAATGGCATTACGCATAATTAAAAACAGTGTACCTATTCCTAAAAATATGCCTAATACAAATGCCATTAAAGAAACCCTTATATTATTAATGGTGATACCTAAAAACATGTTCATTTCACTGGCTTGTTTATAAACGGCCATAGGATCTTCATTAGCTATATTCTCTAACGTCATATTTACATATGCATCTCCCATTACAGCTCTAACAAATGCACCATCTCCAGAAGCAGAAAAAGCGCCAACTATTGTAAATAATACAAAAACTAAAAAGCTTAATAGTAACTGCTTATGATAGGCATAAAAAAATAACGGAAACTCTTTTACATAAAAGCTTAAAAATCTATTTCTAGATTCTTTTTTGGTTTTATAAATACTTTGGTGAGCTTTTACAGATAAGCCATTTAAATAGGTTAGCGTGTTACTTTTGGGGTAAAAGGTTTGCGCATAGCTTAAGTGGTCTGTAATCTCTACATAAAGATTAGAAATTTCATCTGGAGACACTTGTGTGTTATTAGATAAGATGTTTTCAAATCTTAACCATTTGTCTTTATTTTGCTTCACAAAAGCGGCCTCACGCATTTAGAGATATATTTCCTCAAAGAAACAGATTAAATGGATAATTTTCAAATTGAAACTGCTCAAAATATTAGTATACAACAACAAGTTGCTGGTATTGGTGAGCGTATGTTAGCTTTTTTTGTTGATATCTGTATTTATATAGCCTACGTTATTCTTGTAATGCTATCGCTTTCAGGTGTAAATATTTCTTCTGAAGACGAATGGATGTATGGTATGGTTATAATGTTGCCAATGTTCTTATACCACTTGTTATGGGAAACGTTTTGGAATGGAAGATCACCTGGTAAAGCAGCTGTAGGAATAAGGGTTGTAATGTTAGATGGTTCTAACCCTAATTTTTCAAATTACTTAATAAGATGGTTATTGCGCTTGGTAGATATATCATTTACATCTGGTAGTGTAGCAATAGTAACATTATTATTAAGCGGAAAAGGACAACGTTTGGGAGATATTGCTGCTAAGACCACTGTAATTACAACTAAAGGAAAAGTTAAGTTTAATGATATAATATACTCTAGTGTAGAAGAAAATTATCAACCTGTATATCCTCAAGTTACGGTATTTACAGATAATGAAATACAGAATATAAAAACAATCTTTTACCGAGCTAAAGCAAAAAGCCAACATCATATTATATTAAAGCTCGCGTCTAAACTTAAAGTAGTAATGGATATAGAAACAGAACAAAAGCCTATATTGTTTATTGAAACTGTCATTAAAGACTATAACTACTATACCCAACTGTAATGGATTTCTTTGTATTTGTTGATCTTATAGGAACAATAGCATTTGCAATTTCTGGTGTTTTAACAGCCACCAAGAAGCGTATGGATGTTTTTGGCATTATTATTATTGCTTTTGTAACATCAATTGGTGGTGGTACGTTAAGAGACCTTTTAGTAGGATTTCCCGTAGCTTGGATACGCAATACTTATTATGTTTACTTTATTATAGGATGCACAATTTTAGCTATTTTATTTAGACGAAAATTAAGACATGTAAGAACCTCTTTATTTCTATTTGATACTATTGGTATTGGTTTGTACACCGTAGTTGGTATAGAAAAGGGATTATCTGCAGATTTGTCTCCAGTAATTTGTGTTGCATTAGGAACAGTTACAGCTACATTTGGTGGTGTAATACGAGACATACTCTGTAATGAAATACCAGTTGTATTTAGAAAAGAGATTTATGCTACTGCCTGTATTTTAGGAGGTGTTTCCTACTTTGTGTTATTGTTCTTAACTCCTATACCAGAAGGTATTATTTTTGTTATAGCAGGATCAATAGTAATTACATTTAGGCTACTAGCAGTTCATTACAAATGGATACTGCCTACAATTTACTCGAAAGAAGAATTGGAAAACTTAAATTAGTCTAAGACTTCAACTGTAATAGGTATATTTCTTAGTGGCCATTCACTATCGTCTGTTTCAACGGCATTTATTTTATCTACCACATCCATACCTTTAGTAACTCTTCCAAAGACTGTATGATCATTATCTATATGGTGAGCACCATTTTTCTTTTGAACAATATAAAATTCAAACGGAGAAGATGCTTTGCTAACATTTTGTTCTGAATATTTAGCAGCTGCAAATGCACCTCTTATATGAGAATAACCAGCTTTAAATTCAGAAGGAATTAAAAAAGAACCAACTTTGCCTCTCATTTTGGCTGTGTCTGTACGATCGCTATTACCACCTTGAATCACGAAGTTAGGAGATACTCTGTGAAAAAAGGTAGTGTCAAAATATCCAAGTTTTGCTAACCTAATAAAGTTTGCTCTGTGTAAAGGAGTATCATTAAACAGCGTAACATAAATATCTCCCAAGTCTGTTTTTATAACAACACGATTTTCTGGGTTGTCTTTACCATAGGCAGTAAGAAAGGGTATAAGTTGTTCCTGCTCAATTTTTTCAACATCTGGTAACTCTGCTTCAAATCTTGCTCTACGTTCTGCAATAGTTTCAACATCTGGGATAGAATCTGGAATAAGATCCTTACTTACGGTCTTGGTGTTTCCTTTTTTCTGGGTTTGCTTATCTTCACAACCCGAAAGTAAAACAACTACGATTAACGCTAAATAAGAGAATTTATAAAATGACATTTGATGATTTTAAAGTATTGGCATCAAAAGTAGAGAATCTAGAACTTCCTGGAAAAAAAGCGTTGTTTAAAATGGCGCCAATGGAGCGTGTTAAGGAATTAAAAGATGTAGATATTAAAGCATTAAATCCTAGAGAAGCTGCCGTAACCGCATTATTTTATCCTAATAAAGACAACCAGACGTTTTTAATTCTCATTTTAAGGAAAACTTATAAAGGTGTTCACTCTGCTCAAATAGGTTTTCCTGGAGGCAAGGTAGAGCCAGAAGACAAAGACTTAAAAGATACTGCCAAACGTGAAACAGAAGAAGAAGTAGGAGTGCCATATGATGATATACAGCTAATTAAAAAAATGACAACGGCTTATATACCGCCATCTAATTTTAATGTACATCCTTTTATCGGCTATATAGAAGACACTCCTAAGCTAATAAAGCAAGACGATGAAGTAGAAGATATAGTTTTGGTTGATATAGATGATTTCTTAAATGAAGATAGCCTTATTGAAGAAACATTAACTACATCTTATGCTACAGAACTAACAGTTCCTGCCTTTCATTTAAATGGTCATGTGGTTTGGGGTGCAACAGCAATGATGCTATCTGAAATCAAAACCTTGTTTAAACAGGTGCTTTAAGAGCGGTTTTGTATCTTTGAAGTTCTGTTTTTTAATAAAAACTTAATTATAGACATTATATGGGGTTATTTAAAACCAATCCATTCGGGCATAAACTTATATTAAAAAAATGGCTCATTCGTATTTTAGGGGCTTTAACGCACAGGCGTTTTAAAGGGTTTAATCAATTACAGATTGAAGGTTCTGAGATTATAAAAAATCTACCAGATAACAATGTACTCTTTGTATCTAACCACCAAACATATTTTGCAGATGTTGTAGCCATGTTTCATGTGTTTAATGCAAGTTTAAGTGGCAGAGTAGACTCTATTAAGAATATTGGTTATTTATGGAATCCTAAGCTAAATATGTATTACATAGCTGCTGCAGAAACTATGAAATCTGGGTTTATTCCAAAATTATTTGCTTACGCAGGATCTATATCTATAGAGCGTACTTGGCGTGCAAAAGGCAAGGAAGTAAACCGTCAAGTTAAGATGAGTGATATAAGCAATATAGCAAAAGCTTTGGATGATGGTTGGGTTATTACATTCCCACAAGGAACTACTAAACCTTGGAAACCTATTAGAAAGGGTACAGCGCATATCATTAGGCATTATAAGCCAATTGTAGTACCTGTGGTTATAGATGGCTTTAGAAGATCTTTTGATAAAAAAGGATTACGTATAAAAAAACGCGGTATACTACAATCAATGGAAATTAAACAACCTTTAGAGTTTGATTATGAAAACGATAGTGTAGATGATATAGTAGAAAAATTACAGTTTGCTATTGAGCAACATCCTTCATTTTTAAAAGTAATTCCTACTGAAGAATTACAAGCTGAAGAGGAATTAAATAAAGAACGTAAATGGCAATATTAATACGCTAGATTCACATTAAATATAATTGACAGTAATATTTCATTGCTAAACATTTCTTTCAGCGATGATTTAGTTAATTTTCTCGTTAAATATTAAAAATGAGATATTTATTGTAAAATAGGTATAGTCTTTGCACAATATTGTGTAGATTATTCGTTGTGAATAATATGATTTAGTAATATTTTAAAACACTTTATGTTAAAAAGAATTTTTAGTGCATTTGTTGTTCTATTAATTGCCTCAACGTTAAGTAGTACTGCGCAAAACGAATTACCGTTACCAAGCAGTACCATTCAACCCATTTCTGAAATAGATAATGGTCCTTTGCAGGTGTTTTTAGAACAAGAAATAGAGAGTCAGCCTTATTGGAAAAAGTTGGCTTCTCAAAAACGTCTTGCTGTTGGAATTATCGATTTAAATGATCCAGATTTTGTGCAATACGCAGGTATTAATAGCGAAGAGATGATGTATGCCGCTAGTTTACCTAAAATT
This region of Croceibacter atlanticus HTCC2559 genomic DNA includes:
- a CDS encoding RNA polymerase sigma factor, yielding MMQYSTSDAALVRKYMDGDETALSTLINRHQQKLYSFIYSKVFDRTITEDVFQDTFIKVIRTLKRGKYNEEGKFLPWVMRISHNLVIDHFRKNSRMPKFEGKGDFSIFDVLKEDTLNAEKMLIKEQIESDVRELIHELPEDQKEVLIMRIYKDMSFKDIAEQTDVSINTALGRMRYALINLRKVIEEHNIVLTNY
- a CDS encoding endonuclease III domain-containing protein; this encodes MTKAEKVQFVIDKLQELYPTIPIPLDHKDPYTLLIAVLMSAQSTDVRVNKITPLLFEVADNPYKMVKLSVEEIRDIIKPVGLSPMKAKGIHGLSEILIDKYDGKVPADFEALESLPAVGHKTASVVMSQAFGIPAFPVDTHIHRLMYRWNLTNGKNVVQTEKDAKRLFPKELWNDLHLQIIWYGREYSPARGWDLDKDIITKTIGRKTVLADYYKKKK
- a CDS encoding DUF4350 domain-containing protein — its product is MFGIFIAFLAGLVILESLEKEPVNWFESYINQDKIPFGSYVLFESLSQNKSTDITLVDVPPYEFLQDTVHQGTYFFLNNNVYFDKDELNTLLNWVSKGNNVFLSANSISKPTKDSLGLQTETLLSTKDMRQRPLLNLSNPKFKQDSAYDFGRTSYVSYFNEIDTLKTTILGYADYLNENRAIKENYVNFIKLPYGKGSLTLHLFPKAFTNYFMLMEDNISYTEHALAYLNTNDKIYWDRHYKSGQTFQTSLMYVLFSNKYFKWSYYLLLITGVLFVIFEGKRKQRAIKVITPLSNKTYDYTKTIAGLYLDKKDHKSIINKQVSLFMEYIRNELRLQTTTLNDNFYRQVSARSNNTFEDTKALFNFLKQMEATKHPKKEDVLNVNLHIQKFKLK
- a CDS encoding stage II sporulation protein M, producing MREAAFVKQNKDKWLRFENILSNNTQVSPDEISNLYVEITDHLSYAQTFYPKSNTLTYLNGLSVKAHQSIYKTKKESRNRFLSFYVKEFPLFFYAYHKQLLLSFLVFVLFTIVGAFSASGDGAFVRAVMGDAYVNMTLENIANEDPMAVYKQASEMNMFLGITINNIRVSLMAFVLGIFLGIGTLFLIMRNAIMLGAFQYFFYDKGVLWESVRTIWIHGTIEISVIIIAGCAGLVVGQGILFPNTFTRLTSFVNGIKAGLKIVISTIPFFIIAGFLEGFVTRHTEMPDWLAICIIVISLALILFYYVIYPIQLHKKHERQLNTI
- a CDS encoding RDD family protein, which codes for MDNFQIETAQNISIQQQVAGIGERMLAFFVDICIYIAYVILVMLSLSGVNISSEDEWMYGMVIMLPMFLYHLLWETFWNGRSPGKAAVGIRVVMLDGSNPNFSNYLIRWLLRLVDISFTSGSVAIVTLLLSGKGQRLGDIAAKTTVITTKGKVKFNDIIYSSVEENYQPVYPQVTVFTDNEIQNIKTIFYRAKAKSQHHIILKLASKLKVVMDIETEQKPILFIETVIKDYNYYTQL
- a CDS encoding trimeric intracellular cation channel family protein — translated: MDFFVFVDLIGTIAFAISGVLTATKKRMDVFGIIIIAFVTSIGGGTLRDLLVGFPVAWIRNTYYVYFIIGCTILAILFRRKLRHVRTSLFLFDTIGIGLYTVVGIEKGLSADLSPVICVALGTVTATFGGVIRDILCNEIPVVFRKEIYATACILGGVSYFVLLFLTPIPEGIIFVIAGSIVITFRLLAVHYKWILPTIYSKEELENLN
- a CDS encoding peptidylprolyl isomerase, producing MSFYKFSYLALIVVVLLSGCEDKQTQKKGNTKTVSKDLIPDSIPDVETIAERRARFEAELPDVEKIEQEQLIPFLTAYGKDNPENRVVIKTDLGDIYVTLFNDTPLHRANFIRLAKLGYFDTTFFHRVSPNFVIQGGNSDRTDTAKMRGKVGSFLIPSEFKAGYSHIRGAFAAAKYSEQNVSKASSPFEFYIVQKKNGAHHIDNDHTVFGRVTKGMDVVDKINAVETDDSEWPLRNIPITVEVLD
- a CDS encoding NUDIX hydrolase — protein: MTFDDFKVLASKVENLELPGKKALFKMAPMERVKELKDVDIKALNPREAAVTALFYPNKDNQTFLILILRKTYKGVHSAQIGFPGGKVEPEDKDLKDTAKRETEEEVGVPYDDIQLIKKMTTAYIPPSNFNVHPFIGYIEDTPKLIKQDDEVEDIVLVDIDDFLNEDSLIEETLTTSYATELTVPAFHLNGHVVWGATAMMLSEIKTLFKQVL
- a CDS encoding lysophospholipid acyltransferase family protein, yielding MGLFKTNPFGHKLILKKWLIRILGALTHRRFKGFNQLQIEGSEIIKNLPDNNVLFVSNHQTYFADVVAMFHVFNASLSGRVDSIKNIGYLWNPKLNMYYIAAAETMKSGFIPKLFAYAGSISIERTWRAKGKEVNRQVKMSDISNIAKALDDGWVITFPQGTTKPWKPIRKGTAHIIRHYKPIVVPVVIDGFRRSFDKKGLRIKKRGILQSMEIKQPLEFDYENDSVDDIVEKLQFAIEQHPSFLKVIPTEELQAEEELNKERKWQY